A genomic region of Candidatus Marimicrobium litorale contains the following coding sequences:
- a CDS encoding flavin reductase family protein: protein MKLKTISIAGMEKRARAAFVNSLSGFKSANLIGTSNGEGATNLAIMSSLTHLGSHPPLFSLVIRPGGDERHTLRNILETGVFSVNHVTVDIIEQAHQTAARYSSDESEFDAAGLNPVWQGGFRAPMVREANVRLGLELRQHMRLEINGTHLVIGEVVLACVPELACRPDSSLDLGAAGTVALSGLDTYHNGGSEKRMAYAKPDLPPRQID, encoded by the coding sequence ATGAAGTTAAAAACGATTAGCATCGCCGGCATGGAAAAGAGAGCTCGCGCGGCGTTCGTGAACAGCCTGTCAGGCTTTAAATCGGCAAACCTGATAGGCACGAGTAATGGCGAGGGGGCGACAAACCTCGCGATTATGAGTTCATTGACACACCTGGGATCACATCCGCCGCTGTTTAGTTTGGTGATACGGCCTGGCGGTGACGAGCGCCACACGCTGAGGAACATACTGGAAACGGGTGTTTTTAGCGTGAATCACGTGACCGTGGATATTATTGAGCAGGCTCATCAAACGGCCGCCCGTTACTCTTCCGATGAGTCGGAATTCGATGCCGCGGGCCTCAACCCAGTTTGGCAGGGGGGTTTTCGGGCCCCTATGGTGCGGGAAGCGAATGTGAGGTTGGGTCTGGAGTTGAGGCAGCACATGCGGTTAGAGATTAACGGTACGCATCTGGTGATTGGTGAAGTGGTTCTGGCTTGCGTACCCGAGTTGGCCTGCCGGCCAGACAGCTCGCTGGATTTGGGCGCAGCCGGCACTGTAGCGCTGTCAGGCCTGGATACGTACCATAACGGCGGGAGCGAGAAGCGGATGGCATATGCGAAACCTGACTTGCCCCCGCGACAGATTGATTAG
- a CDS encoding SDR family NAD(P)-dependent oxidoreductase, which yields MAKGPLQSDNFCAVVVGNGAVGNALCEALLALENTRSVALLGRHVEPWDDERVVPLFVDALEPDSIVAAALALEERVQCVQMLINTVGVLHWDKYLPEKRLRDIDTAPALQAFQINALFPALLADAFSPLLRKGQPGIFASLSARVGSISDNQLGGWYSYRASKAAQNMLLRTIAREWSISHRETIVVALHPGTVDSRLSAPFVSANYPNRVLQPAECAAALLKVIGDLDASDSGTFLDWQGKSIPW from the coding sequence ATGGCAAAAGGCCCTCTTCAAAGTGATAATTTCTGTGCGGTGGTCGTGGGTAACGGAGCGGTCGGTAACGCGTTGTGTGAGGCATTGTTGGCGCTCGAAAACACTCGGAGCGTCGCCCTGTTGGGACGACATGTCGAACCGTGGGATGACGAACGGGTTGTCCCGCTCTTCGTCGATGCATTAGAGCCTGACAGCATTGTGGCGGCGGCTCTGGCACTGGAAGAGAGAGTGCAGTGTGTGCAGATGCTGATAAATACCGTGGGTGTGTTGCACTGGGATAAGTACCTGCCAGAGAAGCGCTTGAGAGATATCGACACCGCGCCTGCACTCCAGGCTTTTCAGATCAATGCATTGTTTCCTGCGCTGCTGGCTGATGCGTTCAGTCCGCTGTTGCGTAAAGGACAACCGGGCATCTTTGCTTCGCTTTCGGCGAGGGTAGGCAGTATCAGTGACAATCAGTTGGGCGGTTGGTATAGCTACCGTGCATCAAAGGCGGCGCAAAACATGCTCCTGCGGACGATTGCGCGGGAGTGGTCGATTTCACACCGGGAAACAATTGTCGTAGCGCTTCATCCAGGCACCGTCGACTCACGTCTCTCGGCACCCTTTGTCTCTGCAAACTACCCCAACAGAGTGCTGCAGCCAGCGGAGTGTGCGGCAGCCCTTCTCAAGGTGATTGGAGATCTGGACGCCTCGGACTCTGGCACTTTTCTCGACTGGCAGGGTAAATCTATTCCCTGGTAA
- a CDS encoding acyl-CoA dehydrogenase family protein, whose translation MNVAVKRSVQMGDEAGAAMLGNVEALQPMLRANAARAREERRVPVENVQALQEAGFFLALQPAEWGGAEVDPQYFFRAQAAIAEACMSTAWACGIVSVHAFQLALMDRRAQQDVWGDDIHTRVSSSYAPMGKVTPVEGGFQFSGRWGWSSGCDHCTWVLLGGILPDGSYRTFLLPRSDYKIEDTWNSMGLQGTGSNDIVVDDVFVPDYRTHKQSDGFEGTNPGVTEDSATLYSMPWAQLFVRVVSTPAIGAARSALGQYTELVKGKASGDVTKLAQDTGTQMRIAKARNTIEEMSGVMYTNFDRMMDALREGEAIAIDDRILYRYQASLVIEKSIEVVDSLFSSAGGSSVFLGSEIQQRFLDIHTARAHVANNPTSFARNLGSIMLGADNGDFFV comes from the coding sequence ATGAACGTGGCAGTCAAACGGTCTGTGCAAATGGGCGATGAAGCAGGTGCAGCTATGCTGGGAAACGTTGAAGCTCTGCAACCAATGCTTAGAGCAAACGCGGCGCGTGCGCGAGAAGAGAGGCGCGTTCCCGTCGAAAACGTACAGGCCCTGCAAGAGGCAGGATTTTTCCTTGCCCTGCAGCCGGCCGAGTGGGGCGGGGCCGAGGTGGATCCGCAGTATTTCTTTCGAGCACAGGCAGCGATCGCCGAAGCCTGTATGTCCACGGCGTGGGCCTGCGGCATTGTTTCGGTTCACGCATTTCAACTGGCGCTAATGGATCGCCGAGCCCAGCAAGACGTATGGGGTGATGATATCCACACGCGTGTATCGTCTTCCTATGCGCCGATGGGCAAAGTAACGCCCGTAGAAGGTGGGTTCCAATTCAGCGGTCGGTGGGGATGGAGCAGCGGTTGCGACCATTGCACGTGGGTGCTTTTGGGCGGTATCTTGCCGGATGGCAGTTATAGAACATTCTTGCTGCCGCGCAGCGATTACAAAATAGAGGACACTTGGAACTCTATGGGCTTGCAGGGTACGGGTTCCAACGACATCGTTGTTGACGATGTCTTTGTCCCAGATTACCGAACACACAAGCAATCTGATGGATTTGAGGGCACGAATCCGGGAGTTACCGAAGACAGCGCAACTTTATACTCAATGCCATGGGCACAGTTATTCGTGCGAGTTGTCTCCACACCCGCCATTGGTGCTGCGCGCAGCGCACTTGGACAGTACACCGAACTGGTGAAAGGGAAGGCCAGTGGTGACGTCACTAAATTGGCTCAGGATACCGGAACACAAATGCGGATAGCCAAAGCTCGTAATACCATCGAGGAGATGAGCGGTGTCATGTATACGAACTTTGACCGAATGATGGATGCTCTCCGAGAGGGTGAAGCTATAGCCATTGATGACCGCATTCTTTATCGCTACCAGGCATCGCTGGTCATCGAAAAGTCGATTGAAGTCGTGGATTCACTGTTCTCTTCGGCCGGGGGTTCGTCGGTGTTTCTTGGTAGTGAAATTCAACAGCGTTTTTTAGACATACACACTGCGAGGGCGCACGTAGCGAACAACCCCACCTCCTTCGCACGGAATCTGGGTTCAATCATGCTGGGTGCCGATAACGGCGATTTTTTTGTTTAA
- a CDS encoding c-type cytochrome yields the protein MSKSNIFLFLFLGFAIGLPLWAINANQYSREGVHACVGECYEAWKDETGGIVAVAQAKALAKAEASPEELGKAAYIGCIACHGANGEGGIGPALAGQPPEELVAKLVQYKNGETRGTQSALMWSQASALSSDDMNNIAAFVQSL from the coding sequence ATGTCCAAGTCGAATATTTTTCTGTTTCTTTTTCTGGGTTTTGCAATCGGTCTGCCTTTGTGGGCGATAAACGCAAACCAGTACTCTCGCGAAGGGGTGCACGCGTGTGTCGGGGAATGTTATGAAGCGTGGAAGGACGAGACAGGGGGCATAGTTGCTGTCGCTCAGGCTAAGGCGCTGGCGAAAGCTGAGGCATCACCCGAAGAACTCGGCAAGGCAGCTTACATTGGCTGTATCGCGTGTCATGGTGCAAACGGTGAGGGCGGAATAGGTCCTGCTCTGGCCGGCCAGCCCCCGGAGGAGTTGGTGGCGAAACTTGTGCAGTACAAAAACGGGGAAACCCGGGGCACGCAGAGTGCTTTGATGTGGAGCCAAGCTAGCGCGCTCAGCTCCGACGACATGAACAATATCGCTGCGTTCGTGCAGAGTTTATGA
- a CDS encoding sigma-70 family RNA polymerase sigma factor produces the protein MQAQIGSSNQTSDWFYESARARPLLDKTQEQDTDSDKWRALYAIFNLITKDPAGQSLLQSWASNLVNNPPDLVVMPERKHYFALRREHKPILEGAENTALLEQIAQGKLEALQSAASQKRLLSGSLLPIGFAKILLRDADSNEVGAALADWLTSWIDPPSARDSLTPDNEDAVRTLLEAYFEARSRLVNHNLRLVFSVARKLEGRQSFEDLAQDGFIGLIRAAEKYNCETGHRFSTYAYNWIMQSCRRGNDDMGAIIRFPPNIKQQLTAIIRERAEFTQKHGTQPTRKQLAERLDLETGPLDAIMDLGNLSVSMAQPIGGEDSSLTLENTLVSSTYDDPDSDCHNADLRALLLSRLATLNALEQKVVTRRWGLDDAPGSTRKEVAAQLEVSTEWIRQVEIGALEKLQSDSLLREANRDL, from the coding sequence ATGCAAGCGCAAATAGGATCATCAAATCAAACCAGCGATTGGTTTTACGAGTCGGCCAGAGCACGTCCACTCCTGGACAAGACACAGGAGCAGGACACAGACTCGGATAAGTGGAGGGCGTTGTACGCGATTTTCAATCTCATTACCAAAGATCCTGCCGGCCAAAGTCTGCTGCAGTCCTGGGCTAGCAATCTCGTCAACAATCCGCCGGATCTCGTTGTGATGCCTGAGCGCAAGCACTATTTCGCTCTGCGCAGGGAGCACAAGCCGATTCTTGAAGGTGCAGAAAACACCGCGCTGCTAGAACAGATTGCGCAGGGCAAACTGGAAGCACTGCAGAGCGCTGCCAGCCAGAAACGGCTGCTGTCCGGTTCTCTCTTGCCCATCGGCTTCGCCAAAATTCTACTGCGAGACGCTGACTCCAATGAGGTGGGCGCCGCACTCGCAGACTGGCTAACCAGCTGGATCGACCCGCCTTCCGCACGAGACAGCCTTACGCCAGACAATGAGGATGCGGTCAGGACACTGCTGGAGGCCTACTTTGAGGCACGTTCACGCTTGGTTAATCATAACTTACGCCTTGTTTTCTCCGTGGCGCGAAAGCTGGAGGGGCGACAATCCTTCGAAGACCTGGCACAGGATGGTTTCATCGGTCTCATTCGCGCGGCTGAAAAATACAATTGTGAAACAGGGCACCGGTTCAGCACCTACGCCTATAATTGGATTATGCAATCGTGCAGAAGGGGCAACGATGATATGGGTGCAATCATCCGATTTCCGCCCAACATCAAGCAGCAGCTGACTGCCATCATTCGAGAGCGAGCAGAATTCACCCAAAAGCACGGTACTCAGCCGACACGAAAGCAGCTAGCCGAGCGCCTAGACCTCGAGACAGGCCCTTTGGATGCCATTATGGACCTGGGCAATTTGTCGGTGTCGATGGCCCAACCCATCGGTGGCGAAGACAGCAGCCTCACACTGGAAAACACGCTGGTTAGCAGCACATACGACGACCCGGACAGCGACTGCCACAACGCTGATCTGAGAGCTCTCCTCCTGTCGAGACTGGCAACCCTTAACGCGCTGGAACAAAAAGTCGTAACACGGCGCTGGGGACTCGACGACGCACCCGGCTCTACGCGAAAGGAAGTTGCTGCACAACTTGAGGTGTCGACCGAGTGGATTCGTCAGGTGGAAATTGGCGCGCTGGAGAAACTGCAATCAGACTCACTACTCAGGGAGGCTAATCGCGACTTGTGA
- a CDS encoding alpha/beta fold hydrolase, whose product MRQYESDQLTGSRRNGVEYNWYHAVDVLIKQVRVDLPGRAGDPEFHLNTYQGGEGPAVVFCHGFPDLALGWHRQLEVVAASGFRVIAPDMRGYGSSSCPQAVDAYRLDDLTGDIVALLDSLGLEQAVMVGHDWGGFVTWATAVLHPDRVRGVAAGCTPYMPFPDVATHLAVVEGDVERQYVAWFQQEGVAEAYMDAHVSDIVAKIMRTAPPLEELIEAVVVEGKINMNPFKDVQNMPELGEPLLSDAHFAAYVDAYTRTGFRGGINWYRNIDYNKQAWPEVGVQPLHVPCLMLTADRDPALRPEMAADMHKRCGQLEMHNIDKAGHWVQQEQPDVFNQHLLAWLNKHFQ is encoded by the coding sequence ATGCGACAGTATGAGAGCGATCAACTGACAGGGAGTAGGCGCAATGGAGTCGAGTATAACTGGTACCACGCGGTGGACGTTTTGATTAAACAGGTGCGCGTGGACCTGCCCGGCAGGGCAGGGGACCCTGAGTTTCACCTGAATACCTACCAGGGCGGGGAAGGCCCTGCTGTTGTGTTTTGTCACGGTTTTCCTGATCTTGCCCTGGGGTGGCACCGTCAGTTGGAGGTCGTGGCAGCTTCGGGATTCCGTGTGATTGCTCCCGACATGCGCGGTTACGGCAGCAGTTCATGCCCTCAAGCGGTGGACGCTTATCGGTTGGATGATTTGACCGGTGATATCGTGGCGCTGCTGGATTCGCTGGGTTTGGAGCAGGCCGTTATGGTGGGTCACGATTGGGGCGGCTTCGTTACATGGGCTACGGCTGTATTGCATCCCGACCGGGTGCGGGGTGTCGCTGCGGGATGCACGCCGTATATGCCATTTCCCGACGTAGCGACCCACCTGGCGGTGGTCGAGGGGGACGTGGAACGACAGTACGTGGCCTGGTTTCAGCAGGAGGGCGTCGCCGAAGCCTACATGGATGCGCACGTGAGCGACATCGTGGCCAAGATCATGCGCACAGCGCCGCCTCTGGAGGAACTCATTGAAGCGGTTGTTGTAGAGGGGAAAATCAACATGAACCCCTTTAAAGATGTGCAAAATATGCCGGAGTTGGGTGAGCCCTTGCTCAGTGATGCGCACTTCGCCGCTTACGTAGATGCGTATACCCGGACGGGTTTTCGGGGCGGAATCAATTGGTACCGTAATATTGACTACAACAAACAGGCCTGGCCAGAGGTGGGTGTGCAGCCATTGCACGTTCCCTGCCTGATGCTCACCGCCGACCGCGATCCGGCGCTGCGTCCGGAAATGGCGGCGGACATGCACAAACGCTGCGGCCAGCTGGAAATGCACAATATCGACAAGGCAGGTCATTGGGTCCAGCAGGAGCAGCCAGATGTGTTCAACCAGCATCTGCTCGCCTGGCTGAACAAGCACTTCCAATAG
- a CDS encoding glutathione S-transferase family protein → MVTIHHLGISQSDRVVWMMEELEQPYHLKWYNRGDDFLAPAEYRELHPVGTAPVIEDGDVVMAESTAIVEYLSHRYGGGCLSVTQEDEDYPHYLYWMQFNNNFQSVLFMKMAYQAGGGDLSSGGQIVDVMQRRENGLYSYLEQRLGDSDYLGAKRFTCADVMVAFNLTSLEMLGARPIDASLPNTCAYLERIKGRAAYQKAMAIAGPEAVAPAS, encoded by the coding sequence ATGGTAACCATTCATCACCTGGGTATATCGCAGTCTGATCGTGTGGTGTGGATGATGGAAGAGCTCGAGCAGCCCTACCATCTGAAGTGGTACAACCGTGGAGACGATTTCCTTGCGCCAGCTGAATACCGTGAGTTACACCCGGTGGGCACGGCGCCCGTGATAGAGGATGGTGATGTTGTTATGGCAGAGTCTACTGCCATTGTGGAGTATCTGTCGCATCGCTACGGCGGCGGTTGTCTGTCCGTTACGCAGGAAGATGAGGACTATCCACATTACCTTTACTGGATGCAGTTCAATAACAATTTTCAGTCCGTTTTATTTATGAAGATGGCCTATCAGGCTGGCGGTGGTGATTTGTCGTCGGGTGGTCAAATAGTAGATGTAATGCAACGCCGTGAAAACGGTTTGTATAGCTACTTGGAGCAGCGACTGGGCGACTCGGACTATCTGGGCGCCAAGCGATTTACCTGCGCGGATGTTATGGTGGCGTTCAATTTAACTTCGCTAGAAATGTTGGGGGCTCGTCCGATTGACGCTTCGCTGCCGAATACTTGCGCCTATCTGGAGCGCATAAAGGGGCGGGCTGCCTATCAAAAGGCGATGGCGATCGCCGGGCCGGAGGCGGTTGCGCCTGCGTCATAA
- a CDS encoding cryptochrome/photolyase family protein produces the protein MSIESKRLILVLGDQLTPRRGALAEAEPGRDVIVMAEVAEEANYVRHNQHKIALIFSAMRHFCAELREAGFEVIYVPYETGLPSLYAAVMLALEQCDAGKVLCTEAGEYRLQAAIGSWNLPCDFEWVKDDSFLVDHSAFNEWADGRKTFRMEYFYREVRRTYQLLLQSDGSPEGDRWNFDAENREGWRGKAEVPEPPLLEPDAITAEVISLVQSKFPDNPGQLEHFQFATTRQGAEKQFRWFLEYCLPSFGRFQDALAEASPWLFHARISMYLNIGLLEPLAVCRSVEEEYRAGKCDLAAAEGFIRQVAGWREYVRGMYWLQMPDYANLNRLDAVAPLPDFFWTGETDMRCLSRAIGQSLDLGYAHHIQRLMVIGNFCLLTGIDIGQVCDWYLGVYVDAFEWVELPNTLGMALHADGGIMASKPYAASGKYIQRQGDHCKQCRYSPAKVTGDDACPYNSLYWRFLHKHSAQWDLNPRMKLSLRNWQRKPEEEQVAILEWAETVTAQLQS, from the coding sequence ATGAGTATAGAGAGTAAACGCCTGATACTGGTTCTGGGAGACCAGCTGACGCCCAGGCGCGGTGCCCTGGCGGAGGCGGAGCCCGGCCGCGACGTGATCGTGATGGCCGAGGTGGCTGAAGAGGCAAATTACGTTCGCCATAACCAGCACAAGATTGCCCTCATCTTTTCGGCCATGCGACATTTCTGCGCTGAATTACGCGAGGCGGGTTTCGAAGTTATTTATGTTCCCTACGAGACAGGCCTACCCTCCTTATATGCGGCGGTAATGCTTGCTCTGGAGCAATGCGACGCCGGGAAGGTGCTGTGTACTGAAGCCGGTGAATACCGCCTCCAGGCGGCGATTGGATCGTGGAACCTCCCGTGTGATTTTGAATGGGTAAAAGATGACAGTTTTCTGGTTGATCACTCGGCTTTCAATGAGTGGGCAGATGGTCGTAAAACCTTTCGCATGGAGTATTTTTATCGCGAGGTACGCCGGACGTACCAGTTGCTCCTGCAGAGCGATGGGTCTCCGGAGGGAGACCGTTGGAACTTCGATGCGGAAAACCGGGAGGGGTGGCGCGGCAAAGCCGAGGTGCCTGAGCCCCCTTTGCTGGAGCCAGACGCGATAACCGCAGAGGTAATAAGCCTGGTGCAGTCAAAATTTCCCGACAATCCGGGACAGTTGGAGCATTTTCAGTTTGCTACGACTCGGCAGGGAGCGGAGAAGCAGTTTCGATGGTTTCTGGAGTATTGCCTACCCTCATTTGGCCGCTTTCAGGACGCATTGGCAGAGGCGTCACCGTGGTTGTTCCATGCTCGTATTTCTATGTATCTGAATATAGGCCTACTCGAGCCACTTGCTGTTTGTCGATCGGTTGAGGAAGAGTATCGCGCTGGAAAATGTGACTTGGCTGCGGCTGAAGGGTTTATTCGTCAGGTGGCAGGGTGGCGAGAGTATGTTAGAGGCATGTATTGGCTGCAGATGCCCGATTACGCCAACTTGAATCGACTGGACGCAGTTGCGCCACTGCCGGATTTTTTCTGGACCGGCGAAACAGATATGCGCTGTCTGTCACGTGCTATTGGTCAAAGTCTGGACCTGGGATACGCGCATCACATACAGCGTCTTATGGTTATCGGCAACTTTTGCCTGTTAACAGGTATCGATATCGGTCAGGTCTGTGATTGGTATCTGGGTGTTTACGTGGATGCCTTTGAGTGGGTGGAGTTGCCTAACACGCTCGGTATGGCACTGCATGCTGACGGTGGAATTATGGCCAGTAAACCGTATGCTGCCAGTGGCAAATATATTCAACGTCAGGGCGATCACTGTAAGCAGTGTCGCTACTCGCCAGCGAAGGTGACAGGCGATGATGCGTGCCCCTACAACAGCCTCTATTGGCGTTTCCTCCACAAGCACAGTGCCCAGTGGGACTTAAATCCCCGCATGAAGCTGTCGTTACGAAACTGGCAGCGCAAACCGGAAGAAGAGCAGGTTGCGATTCTTGAATGGGCGGAAACGGTAACGGCGCAGCTGCAAAGCTAG
- a CDS encoding B12-binding domain-containing radical SAM protein has protein sequence MSNIKSKPKVVVLPLVLERELSALPYLALGMLTAYARSYKDGMLEGAYNINRVLVAGHEGAPLKTIYGKVTQSPNPVCLFSSYVWNHELNIKAAKHIKAISPGSMIIFGGPHVPKYQGETESFLRENPFVDVAVIGEGELALAEILEIFASAPRRKRDFNKLEGVTGIVYRCGDAFKRTPDRQRLTDINVLPSPYMTGEFEPWFEDLPSTILETNRGCPYGCTYCDWGSATLSKVTKFAPGRVFEEIEYIAKRRSQAIFIADANFGMLEQDIEIAKALVDVRRRTGYPLRVATNFAKNGGRRLMAVIKILHEGGLLPTGIIALQTTDRDVLKAIARDNIKTEAYEKMMTYFNSENIPMASDLMVGLPGQTVDSFANDLQFCFDWKVAANANYTSMMPNAPMAEVSYREQYQILATDDDMVQSTSSFSSEDMQTMKLIYVSYLFHVRYGVLKYILYFLQIDHQIPAIAFLRRWLGSVLANDPSLTISSRVLNEVIQSGNYRDWASIAWSENANFLFENPEAYYEEIMRFAEREYGIELTDPVIRSLTQAQQATMPRTGRKYPYEITLEYDIVSYIKQIKDVASIDGMNGHITHLAQWDEGKLTVVADSAQIEDTVFDEGPSHADAWELASEIRFY, from the coding sequence GTGAGTAATATAAAATCCAAACCTAAAGTAGTCGTGTTACCGCTAGTGTTGGAGAGAGAGTTATCGGCTCTTCCCTACCTTGCGCTGGGCATGCTGACCGCATATGCCAGAAGCTATAAGGATGGGATGCTTGAAGGCGCGTACAACATCAATCGTGTCTTGGTGGCCGGCCACGAAGGAGCGCCGCTTAAAACAATCTATGGCAAGGTAACTCAGTCCCCAAACCCCGTCTGTTTGTTTTCTTCTTATGTGTGGAATCACGAGCTGAATATAAAGGCGGCTAAGCACATCAAGGCAATATCGCCAGGTAGTATGATCATTTTTGGTGGGCCACATGTTCCGAAATACCAAGGGGAAACCGAAAGCTTTCTTCGCGAAAATCCTTTCGTGGATGTTGCCGTCATTGGCGAGGGTGAATTGGCGCTGGCCGAGATCCTCGAGATTTTTGCCTCGGCGCCGCGCCGGAAACGTGATTTCAACAAGCTCGAGGGCGTCACGGGTATTGTGTATCGATGCGGCGATGCGTTCAAAAGGACTCCGGATCGGCAGCGGTTAACTGATATCAATGTACTACCCTCTCCCTATATGACGGGTGAGTTTGAGCCTTGGTTCGAGGATTTGCCATCCACTATTCTCGAGACGAACCGCGGTTGTCCTTATGGTTGTACTTATTGTGATTGGGGCTCTGCAACCTTATCTAAGGTAACTAAATTTGCGCCGGGACGTGTCTTCGAAGAGATTGAATATATAGCTAAAAGACGATCCCAAGCTATATTTATAGCGGATGCTAATTTCGGCATGTTGGAGCAGGATATTGAAATAGCCAAGGCGCTGGTTGATGTCAGGCGAAGAACCGGTTACCCGCTTCGTGTTGCCACGAATTTCGCTAAGAATGGTGGTCGTCGTTTGATGGCCGTAATCAAGATTCTGCACGAAGGGGGGCTGTTGCCCACCGGTATCATAGCCTTGCAAACTACCGATCGCGACGTTTTGAAAGCCATCGCGCGTGACAATATTAAGACCGAAGCGTACGAAAAAATGATGACGTACTTTAACTCGGAAAATATCCCGATGGCGTCTGATTTGATGGTCGGGCTTCCGGGGCAGACTGTGGACAGTTTCGCCAACGATCTACAATTTTGTTTTGATTGGAAGGTCGCTGCCAACGCTAACTACACCTCCATGATGCCCAATGCACCCATGGCCGAGGTGAGCTATCGAGAGCAATACCAAATACTGGCGACAGACGACGATATGGTGCAATCAACCTCCAGTTTCTCCTCAGAAGACATGCAAACAATGAAATTGATTTACGTTTCGTACCTTTTTCATGTCCGCTATGGGGTGTTGAAATATATCCTCTATTTTTTACAGATAGATCATCAGATTCCCGCTATCGCGTTTCTTCGACGTTGGTTAGGTTCAGTTTTAGCCAATGATCCGAGCCTGACGATATCATCCCGTGTCTTGAATGAGGTGATTCAGAGCGGTAATTATCGAGATTGGGCTAGCATTGCCTGGTCGGAAAATGCGAACTTTCTGTTTGAAAACCCAGAGGCTTACTATGAGGAAATCATGCGATTTGCCGAGCGGGAGTATGGCATAGAGCTTACTGATCCGGTAATTCGTTCCCTAACGCAGGCGCAGCAGGCCACGATGCCACGCACAGGTCGCAAGTATCCTTACGAGATTACACTCGAATATGACATCGTATCTTATATAAAACAGATCAAGGACGTCGCCTCGATTGATGGAATGAATGGCCACATTACGCACCTTGCGCAATGGGACGAGGGGAAGCTCACCGTTGTAGCAGATTCCGCTCAAATCGAAGACACGGTATTTGATGAGGGCCCCAGTCATGCCGATGCATGGGAATTGGCATCGGAAATAAGATTCTACTGA
- a CDS encoding nitroreductase/quinone reductase family protein — protein MNDSLEQRVFRKMNAVVEPAVRSGIASPSRMPGALIVLESIGFKTGRKRRTPLLSFKFGRFRVISTVRGNRSFWVKNLLNQPKVEYFLGGKLRSAHALVLMDGKPVSRTGKLSGLLSPLVACLSAWARNGVAIVVLAPPARLGQGAT, from the coding sequence GTGAATGACAGTTTGGAACAGCGTGTTTTTCGGAAAATGAATGCAGTCGTCGAGCCCGCGGTGCGCAGCGGTATTGCTTCGCCTTCGCGGATGCCCGGTGCTTTGATTGTGCTGGAATCTATAGGTTTTAAGACAGGAAGAAAACGGCGGACACCTCTTTTGAGCTTTAAATTTGGGCGTTTTCGAGTCATAAGCACCGTGCGCGGAAACCGGTCTTTCTGGGTGAAGAACCTGCTCAATCAACCAAAAGTTGAGTATTTTCTGGGAGGAAAATTGCGTTCGGCGCACGCGTTAGTGCTCATGGACGGAAAGCCGGTGTCACGAACAGGCAAACTATCGGGGTTGCTGTCCCCTCTGGTTGCTTGTCTCTCAGCTTGGGCGCGAAACGGTGTTGCGATTGTGGTGCTCGCGCCACCGGCACGGCTTGGCCAGGGAGCAACGTAG
- the nei gene encoding endonuclease VIII, with translation MPEGPEIRRAADALARALEGRRIETVRFGKAKLSRYARSLSGYRVQQIETRGKAMLTHFEHGLTIYSHNQLYGIWKIIKGHTLPESGRSVRLLLQTESHSAILYSASDISVWPTEALTEHPFLAKVGPDIMAPELHWRDIAARLNEKRFVKRSVATLYLDQAFLAGNGNYLRSEILHDARINPRARPADLSRADIGRLARSTLTISRRSYDTGGITLTPRLAGALKKQGLKRSFRRFYVFGRADRPCFHCGEVIKREEIAGRRLYHCLQCQQAA, from the coding sequence ATGCCAGAAGGACCCGAAATCAGGCGCGCAGCAGACGCGCTGGCCCGCGCTCTGGAAGGCAGACGCATTGAGACGGTGCGTTTTGGCAAAGCCAAGCTGTCCCGTTATGCCCGGTCTCTAAGCGGATACCGTGTGCAACAGATCGAAACCCGCGGCAAGGCCATGCTCACCCATTTCGAGCATGGTCTGACTATTTATTCGCACAATCAGTTGTACGGTATCTGGAAAATTATCAAGGGTCACACACTGCCTGAAAGCGGCCGCTCCGTGAGATTACTCCTACAGACGGAAAGCCATAGCGCGATACTATACAGCGCTTCTGACATCAGTGTCTGGCCTACCGAGGCACTTACGGAGCACCCCTTTCTCGCAAAGGTTGGTCCCGACATCATGGCGCCCGAGCTGCATTGGCGCGATATTGCAGCCAGGCTGAACGAAAAGCGCTTCGTCAAACGCAGTGTTGCAACCCTCTATCTGGATCAGGCTTTTCTGGCTGGCAACGGTAACTACCTGCGCTCCGAGATCCTGCACGACGCTCGCATTAATCCCCGGGCACGCCCGGCCGACCTAAGCCGGGCGGACATTGGCCGACTGGCTCGCAGCACACTCACAATCAGCCGCAGAAGCTATGATACAGGCGGGATAACGCTGACGCCGCGCTTGGCGGGTGCCCTAAAAAAACAGGGGCTGAAACGTTCTTTCCGCAGATTTTACGTATTTGGGCGGGCTGACCGACCCTGCTTCCACTGCGGAGAAGTCATTAAACGCGAGGAAATCGCCGGCAGACGACTCTATCACTGCTTGCAGTGCCAGCAGGCCGCATAA